Proteins encoded together in one Pleurocapsa sp. PCC 7319 window:
- a CDS encoding AAA family ATPase, whose amino-acid sequence MNILTGYRIIAKIYESANSLVYRAIRDRDDQPLILKILKKDYPDPAELTRYKQEYELTRSLNVDGAIETYGLQRYQNSLVMLLEDFGGESLKIWMTRGKFTLEEFLIVSLKIVKCLGDIHQAKVIHKDINPSNIVYNPETKQLKIIDFGIATVLSQENPRIYNPNQLEGTLAYISPEQTGRMNRKLDYRTDFYSLGVTLYELLADQLPFQTKNPLELLHCHIAQKPVSPHLLTEKEKKQYYPKAVSEIVMKLVAKTPEERYQSIRGIQADLKTCLQHLQASERIPEITVAQQDISDRFQIPQKLYGREVEVNRLLTTCERVSQGKTEMLLVAGYSGIGKSVLVNEVYKQIAQQRGYFISGKFDQFKRDIPYSALIQSFQELIRQLLTENETVLQAWKPRLLEALGNNGRVISDVIPELELIIGKQPSVPEMGSSKSQNRFNLVFQRFVGVFTKKEHPLVIFLDDLQWADLSSLKTIELLISDTNSQYLLIIGSYRDNEVDATHPLMKTLDRIQQLEDRVNTIILQPMARNCVNQLIADTLNCSIERAKPLAKLIFQKTQGNPFFLTQLLQSLYQQNLLSFDYNSDRWQWNLEGIQAIAITDNVVELTIGKIKQMDERTQNVLKLAACIGNRFDLEIISLVKEKSPSDTASDLWLALQEGWIEPLSDDYKIPLLWQQNEKSVAGSELPGIIPNYPSSIPFKFVHDRFQQAAYALIPENQKQAIHFKVGQLLQSKSKQDKSRDNIFEVVNQLNIGTELITERSQKDKLAQLNLIAGKKAKKATAYEAALKYLEVGLTLLSSDSWESQYDLTLALHVEMIEVQYINTQFERAEQLSTIVLQQARTLIDKVKVLELKIHFYMAKIQFQLAIDVALLVLAQLGVILPQNPSRQRINEEQKSLELLLKERQIEDLFDLPEMTDLNKLAAIRILLIVTPAAIITNCRLYSLVTLVAVKLCIKYGNSPQASGVYIFYGNFLCGIARDIDSGYKFGQLSLKLLEKFKSRKFKCLVLHYSNGFIRHWQEPMRNIINSIEEGIYLGLDNGDLEYVAYSASAYCLFFMFTGHNLKKVNQKYQEYLNFVGKLKQEYTLSYMKNCRGIAFNLQRENAETPRIVAGNSCEEEESLIKKWTSKKATWLLFSLYMSKTILHYFFKEYQLAVDSGIEAEKNSESSAAYVVSVQHNFYYSLALIACCSNSKVVKLQQKVLKQVASNQKIMKKWADNCPENFQNKYDLVAAEKARVLGQNWQAQGLYERAIKGAKESEFIQEEAIAYERAAEFYLSLGREEIGQLYLKNAHHCYSRWGAKAKVRALSVEYPGLFAQQKPQTTEIDPIESTANTKTEMLDLTSVIKASQTLASEIKLEKLLAKLMKTVIENAGAERGLLILKQENRWLVKAEGKADSNEVNTLRSLPIDSVEDEKQIPILPVAIVNYVVRTRENIVLNNAVEAEQFIRDPYIVATEPKSILCIPLLDRGKLNGILYLENNLTTDAFTSDRVEVLKILSAQAAISIENARLYGQLEDYNRNLELRVDERTQELSHTLEILQATQAELMFENELLRNADHPSNFDYQVGGSLPMDAPTYVVRLADRHLYQALKKGEFCYVLNPRQMGKSSLMVRMIHHLHHEGYSCGAIDLTRIGSENVTPEQWYKGLAVELWRSYGLLRKVNLKTWWKEQGELSPVQRLSQFIEEILLVEVVSQDNIAQNIVIFIDEIDSLLGLNFPVNDFFALIRSCYNQRSINPEYRRLTFVFLGVATPNDLITDYQRTPFNIGQAIQLEGFKEHEAQPLLQGLTEKVENPQTVLKEVLAWTNGQPFLTQKLCRLIRNASSPIPTNREAEWIANLVQTKIIENWESQDEPEHLRTIRDRLFKSQQSERLLELYREVLHQGKVASTDSPQEKKLLLSGLLVKQKGILKVQNRIYRTIFI is encoded by the coding sequence ATGAACATTCTCACTGGCTATCGAATTATTGCCAAAATCTACGAAAGTGCTAATTCACTGGTCTATCGAGCTATTCGCGATCGGGATGATCAACCTCTTATCCTCAAGATTCTTAAAAAGGACTATCCCGATCCGGCAGAACTTACCAGATACAAGCAGGAATACGAACTAACTCGATCCCTAAATGTGGATGGTGCGATCGAGACTTACGGTTTGCAAAGATATCAAAACAGCTTAGTCATGCTCTTAGAAGATTTTGGTGGGGAATCTTTAAAAATTTGGATGACAAGAGGTAAGTTTACACTAGAAGAATTTTTAATCGTTTCGCTGAAAATTGTTAAATGTTTGGGTGATATTCACCAGGCTAAAGTAATTCACAAAGATATTAACCCCTCCAACATCGTTTATAACCCAGAAACCAAGCAACTTAAAATTATTGATTTTGGCATTGCTACTGTTTTATCCCAGGAAAATCCCAGGATTTACAATCCTAACCAGCTTGAAGGAACTTTAGCTTATATTTCGCCAGAGCAAACTGGCAGAATGAACCGAAAACTAGACTATCGAACTGATTTTTATTCTCTAGGTGTTACCCTCTACGAACTGCTCGCCGATCAACTTCCCTTTCAGACCAAAAATCCTCTGGAATTGCTCCATTGTCATATCGCTCAAAAACCTGTATCGCCCCATCTTTTAACAGAGAAAGAAAAGAAACAATATTATCCAAAAGCCGTTTCCGAAATCGTTATGAAGCTGGTGGCAAAAACGCCAGAGGAGAGATATCAAAGCATACGGGGAATACAAGCCGATCTTAAAACCTGTCTGCAACATTTACAGGCAAGCGAGCGAATTCCCGAAATAACCGTAGCACAACAAGATATTTCGGATCGATTTCAAATTCCACAAAAACTCTATGGTCGAGAAGTAGAAGTAAATCGACTGTTGACTACTTGCGAGCGAGTCAGTCAAGGCAAGACAGAGATGTTACTCGTGGCTGGTTATTCCGGCATCGGTAAGTCGGTGTTAGTGAATGAAGTTTACAAGCAGATCGCACAACAGCGAGGATATTTCATCTCTGGTAAGTTTGACCAGTTTAAACGAGATATTCCTTATTCCGCCCTGATTCAATCATTTCAAGAATTAATCCGACAGTTGCTGACGGAAAATGAAACAGTATTACAAGCTTGGAAACCAAGGCTTTTAGAGGCTCTGGGCAATAATGGTCGAGTCATCTCAGATGTAATTCCCGAACTAGAACTAATTATCGGTAAACAGCCATCAGTACCAGAAATGGGTTCTAGTAAGTCTCAAAATCGGTTTAACTTGGTTTTTCAAAGATTCGTTGGCGTTTTTACTAAAAAAGAACACCCTCTAGTCATCTTTTTAGATGATTTACAATGGGCAGATTTATCCTCTTTAAAGACGATTGAGCTATTGATAAGCGATACCAACAGCCAATATTTATTAATAATTGGATCGTATCGAGATAACGAAGTTGATGCAACCCATCCTTTAATGAAAACTTTGGATCGAATTCAACAGCTTGAGGATCGAGTAAATACCATCATTCTTCAGCCTATGGCGAGAAATTGTGTCAACCAATTAATTGCCGACACTCTTAACTGTTCGATAGAGAGAGCGAAGCCATTAGCAAAACTAATATTTCAAAAAACCCAAGGAAATCCCTTTTTCTTGACTCAGTTACTTCAATCTTTATATCAACAAAATTTGTTGTCATTTGACTATAATAGCGATCGCTGGCAATGGAATCTCGAGGGAATTCAAGCGATCGCCATAACCGATAATGTGGTTGAGTTAACAATCGGTAAGATTAAACAGATGGATGAGAGGACGCAAAATGTCTTAAAGTTAGCTGCCTGTATTGGTAATCGATTCGATTTGGAAATTATCTCTCTGGTCAAGGAAAAATCTCCGTCAGATACAGCTAGCGATCTCTGGCTAGCACTTCAAGAAGGTTGGATCGAGCCTCTGAGCGACGATTACAAAATTCCCCTACTTTGGCAGCAGAACGAAAAGTCTGTCGCTGGTTCAGAACTGCCGGGCATCATCCCTAATTATCCATCTTCCATACCATTTAAATTCGTACACGACCGATTTCAGCAAGCTGCCTATGCCCTAATTCCAGAAAACCAGAAACAAGCAATTCACTTCAAAGTAGGTCAACTATTGCAGTCGAAGAGCAAACAAGATAAGTCGAGGGATAATATCTTTGAAGTTGTCAATCAACTAAACATTGGGACAGAGTTAATCACCGAGCGATCGCAAAAAGATAAGCTGGCTCAATTAAATTTAATTGCTGGGAAAAAAGCGAAGAAGGCAACGGCTTATGAAGCTGCCCTTAAATATTTAGAGGTTGGTCTCACACTCCTGTCATCAGATAGCTGGGAAAGTCAGTACGATCTAACGCTGGCTCTCCATGTAGAAATGATAGAAGTGCAATACATAAACACCCAGTTCGAGCGAGCCGAACAGCTTTCTACTATTGTTCTACAGCAAGCTAGAACTCTTATAGATAAAGTCAAAGTGTTGGAACTTAAGATTCATTTTTATATGGCTAAAATTCAATTCCAATTAGCCATAGATGTTGCGCTTCTGGTTCTGGCTCAGCTTGGGGTAATATTACCTCAGAATCCAAGCAGACAGAGAATTAACGAAGAACAAAAATCGCTAGAATTGCTTTTGAAAGAGCGACAAATTGAAGATTTATTCGATCTGCCAGAAATGACTGATCTCAACAAGCTTGCAGCGATAAGAATCTTACTAATTGTTACTCCTGCTGCGATTATTACTAATTGTCGGCTGTATTCTCTGGTGACATTAGTCGCAGTCAAACTCTGTATTAAATATGGAAATTCTCCTCAAGCGTCTGGCGTGTATATTTTTTACGGTAATTTTTTGTGCGGAATCGCCAGAGATATTGATTCGGGATATAAGTTTGGTCAACTCTCGTTGAAGCTGTTGGAAAAATTTAAGAGCCGAAAATTCAAATGTTTGGTACTTCACTACAGCAATGGATTTATTCGGCATTGGCAAGAGCCGATGAGAAATATTATCAACAGCATTGAGGAAGGTATTTATTTGGGACTAGACAACGGAGATCTAGAATACGTTGCTTATAGTGCTTCAGCTTATTGTCTGTTTTTTATGTTTACAGGACATAATCTGAAAAAAGTAAATCAAAAATATCAAGAGTATCTTAATTTTGTAGGTAAATTAAAACAAGAATATACTTTGTCTTACATGAAAAACTGTAGGGGAATCGCTTTCAATTTACAGAGAGAAAATGCTGAAACCCCTAGAATTGTTGCAGGTAATTCTTGTGAAGAAGAAGAAAGCTTAATTAAAAAATGGACATCAAAAAAAGCTACTTGGTTGCTATTTAGCCTTTATATGTCAAAGACAATCCTGCACTATTTTTTTAAAGAATATCAGTTAGCGGTGGATAGTGGGATCGAAGCTGAGAAAAATTCAGAGAGTTCTGCTGCATATGTTGTTTCGGTGCAGCATAATTTTTACTATTCTCTGGCTCTGATTGCCTGCTGCAGTAACTCAAAGGTTGTCAAACTGCAACAAAAAGTTCTAAAGCAAGTAGCTTCAAATCAGAAAATTATGAAAAAGTGGGCTGACAATTGCCCCGAAAACTTTCAAAATAAATACGATTTAGTAGCAGCAGAAAAGGCGCGGGTATTAGGACAAAACTGGCAAGCTCAAGGACTTTACGAACGGGCAATTAAAGGGGCTAAAGAATCTGAATTTATCCAAGAAGAAGCCATAGCTTACGAACGAGCAGCAGAATTTTACCTTTCTTTGGGTAGAGAAGAAATAGGACAACTTTACCTGAAAAATGCTCATCATTGTTACAGCCGTTGGGGCGCGAAGGCTAAAGTTAGAGCTTTGTCAGTAGAATATCCTGGCTTGTTTGCTCAACAAAAGCCGCAAACCACTGAAATAGACCCGATCGAATCTACTGCTAATACAAAAACAGAAATGCTGGATTTAACAAGTGTCATTAAAGCCTCGCAAACTTTGGCTAGCGAAATTAAGCTGGAAAAATTATTGGCTAAGCTGATGAAAACTGTAATTGAAAATGCAGGGGCGGAACGAGGCTTGCTGATCTTAAAACAAGAAAATAGGTGGTTAGTTAAAGCTGAAGGAAAAGCAGATTCTAATGAGGTCAATACATTGCGATCGCTTCCTATCGATTCAGTAGAGGATGAAAAGCAAATACCTATCTTACCAGTGGCGATCGTTAATTATGTTGTCCGTACCCGAGAAAATATAGTTCTCAATAATGCTGTTGAAGCAGAACAGTTTATCCGCGATCCTTATATTGTTGCTACCGAACCCAAATCAATTCTTTGTATTCCCCTGTTAGATCGAGGCAAACTAAACGGCATTTTATATTTGGAAAACAATTTAACTACAGATGCCTTTACTAGCGATCGCGTAGAAGTCCTCAAAATTCTCTCCGCTCAAGCTGCTATCTCGATTGAAAATGCTCGTCTCTACGGACAATTGGAAGATTACAACCGCAATCTAGAGCTTAGAGTCGATGAGCGCACCCAAGAACTATCCCATACTTTGGAAATCCTTCAAGCTACCCAAGCAGAACTGATGTTTGAAAATGAATTACTTAGAAATGCAGATCATCCTTCTAACTTTGATTACCAAGTTGGGGGCAGCTTGCCGATGGATGCACCCACTTATGTAGTACGTTTGGCAGATCGTCATCTATATCAGGCATTGAAGAAGGGAGAGTTTTGTTATGTTCTTAATCCCCGTCAGATGGGCAAGTCAAGTTTGATGGTGCGGATGATACATCATTTGCACCACGAGGGATATAGCTGTGGCGCGATCGATCTCACTCGCATCGGTAGTGAGAATGTTACTCCCGAACAATGGTATAAAGGATTAGCTGTAGAACTATGGCGTAGTTATGGCTTACTTAGAAAAGTCAATCTAAAAACTTGGTGGAAAGAACAGGGCGAACTTTCTCCAGTGCAAAGACTGAGCCAGTTTATCGAAGAAATTCTACTGGTTGAAGTAGTCAGCCAAGATAATATCGCTCAAAATATAGTTATTTTTATTGATGAAATCGATAGCCTCTTGGGCTTAAATTTTCCCGTCAATGACTTTTTCGCGCTGATTCGCTCTTGTTATAATCAACGTAGTATCAATCCAGAATATCGACGTTTGACTTTTGTTTTTTTGGGAGTCGCCACCCCTAACGATCTAATTACTGACTACCAGAGAACCCCTTTTAACATTGGTCAGGCAATTCAACTAGAAGGCTTTAAAGAGCATGAAGCACAGCCTCTACTTCAGGGATTGACCGAAAAAGTAGAGAATCCCCAAACAGTTTTAAAAGAAGTGCTAGCCTGGACTAATGGTCAACCTTTTTTGACTCAAAAGCTTTGCCGACTGATCCGCAATGCTTCATCACCTATTCCTACAAATAGAGAAGCTGAATGGATTGCTAACTTAGTACAAACTAAAATAATTGAGAATTGGGAATCTCAAGATGAACCAGAACATTTAAGAACTATTCGCGATCGCCTTTTCAAAAGTCAACAATCCGAGCGACTATTAGAACTTTACCGAGAAGTATTGCATCAAGGAAAAGTTGCTTCTACCGATAGCCCGCAGGAAAAGAAATTACTTTTATCTGGTCTATTGGTCAAGCAAAAAGGAATTTTGAAGGTTCAGAACCGTATTTATAGAACGATCTTTATTTGA
- a CDS encoding aldehyde dehydrogenase family protein has product MVIATGLKQQVQIGSTQLLINNKWVESVSGKRFETINPATGEVICDLAEAEARDVDRAVEAARKAFTTGDWRQMSATRRGELLYKLADLIEQNQEELARIETLDNGKPLNESLNVDLPLVVSIYRYYAGWADKIQGKTIPVNGSYFCYTRHEPVGVVGMIIPWNFPLVLQAVKMAPALATGNTLILKPAEQTPLSALRIGELILEAGFPPGVVNILPGYGPTVGGAIANHLDIDKVTFTGSVEVGRQILSAAANSNLKRVTYHLSGKSPNIVFADADLEQAIEGAHLALFFNQGQVCTAGSRLFVEEKCYDEFVAKSVARAKQRRVGDPFDPKTEQGPQIDKTQFDKIRHYIRSGVDGGAKLLCGGERVGDRGYFIQPTVFADVQNQMEIAQEEIFGPVMSIIKFRDLDDVIKQANATPYGLASAVWTKDIAKMHAIASGIRAGTVWVNCYGVLDPAAPAGGFKQSGVGRELGEYGLQQYTEIKTVTVKL; this is encoded by the coding sequence ATGGTCATTGCTACAGGCTTAAAGCAACAGGTTCAAATCGGTTCTACTCAATTGTTGATTAATAATAAATGGGTAGAAAGTGTTTCTGGAAAACGGTTTGAAACTATTAATCCAGCAACAGGAGAAGTAATCTGCGATCTAGCCGAAGCAGAGGCTCGCGATGTTGATCGCGCAGTAGAGGCAGCTCGCAAAGCTTTTACTACTGGAGATTGGAGACAAATGTCTGCCACTCGTCGCGGTGAATTGCTCTATAAACTAGCTGACTTAATAGAGCAGAATCAAGAAGAATTGGCACGAATCGAGACATTGGATAATGGCAAGCCTCTAAATGAATCGCTGAACGTAGATTTACCCCTAGTTGTTTCTATCTATCGCTATTACGCTGGCTGGGCAGATAAGATTCAAGGTAAGACAATCCCCGTTAACGGTTCTTACTTTTGCTACACGCGACACGAACCAGTAGGGGTAGTGGGAATGATTATTCCCTGGAACTTTCCGCTGGTGTTACAGGCTGTCAAGATGGCACCAGCCTTAGCTACAGGTAACACTCTGATTCTAAAACCTGCCGAACAGACTCCATTATCTGCACTGCGTATAGGGGAGCTAATTCTCGAAGCTGGTTTTCCTCCTGGAGTGGTTAATATCCTCCCTGGTTATGGTCCGACTGTCGGTGGAGCGATCGCAAACCATCTGGATATTGACAAAGTCACGTTTACAGGGTCGGTTGAGGTAGGACGACAGATTTTGTCAGCAGCAGCTAATAGCAATTTGAAGCGCGTTACATATCATCTCAGCGGGAAGAGTCCTAATATTGTCTTTGCGGATGCCGATCTCGAACAGGCAATTGAGGGAGCGCACCTCGCGCTTTTTTTTAATCAGGGACAAGTTTGTACGGCAGGATCGCGTCTCTTTGTAGAGGAAAAGTGTTACGACGAGTTTGTAGCCAAAAGTGTTGCCAGAGCCAAACAGCGTAGGGTCGGCGATCCCTTCGATCCTAAGACCGAGCAAGGACCACAAATAGATAAGACTCAGTTTGATAAGATTAGGCATTACATAAGGTCGGGAGTTGATGGAGGAGCCAAACTCTTATGCGGTGGCGAGCGAGTGGGCGATCGCGGTTATTTTATTCAGCCAACCGTCTTTGCCGATGTCCAAAATCAGATGGAAATTGCCCAAGAAGAGATTTTTGGTCCAGTAATGAGCATTATCAAGTTTCGAGACCTTGATGATGTAATCAAGCAAGCCAATGCTACACCTTATGGACTAGCCTCGGCAGTTTGGACTAAGGACATCGCCAAAATGCACGCAATCGCTAGTGGAATTCGCGCTGGAACTGTTTGGGTAAATTGCTACGGTGTTCTCGATCCTGCTGCTCCAGCAGGAGGGTTCAAGCAGTCTGGAGTAGGGCGTGAATTGGGTGAATATGGCTTGCAACAATACACCGAGATCAAAACGGTAACTGTAAAATTATAG
- a CDS encoding zinc ribbon domain-containing protein, translating to MSNFRKKQKAGLNKSILSVGFGTLNQMIAYKIEAKGGLLLRLNTRRVKPSQRCPKCGTVHKDWANLSNRYHICDSCNFEIERDRGSVLVMYNVATNQQQGCGTHLSDSGCLSSTSLTSKRKHTGSMKQLGQMKRQKSQRNSKVHGKPHRLALG from the coding sequence ATGAGCAACTTTCGTAAGAAGCAGAAAGCAGGACTTAATAAGTCTATACTTTCTGTTGGCTTTGGCACTCTTAACCAAATGATTGCTTACAAAATTGAAGCCAAAGGCGGTTTGCTACTTCGATTAAACACGAGAAGAGTCAAACCTAGTCAAAGATGCCCTAAATGCGGGACGGTACATAAAGACTGGGCTAACTTGTCTAATCGCTATCATATTTGTGATAGCTGTAATTTTGAAATTGAACGTGATCGAGGTTCTGTACTTGTCATGTATAACGTTGCTACAAACCAGCAACAGGGGTGTGGGACGCATCTCTCAGACAGTGGATGTCTAAGCTCTACTTCCTTGACTAGTAAGCGTAAGCATACTGGCTCGATGAAGCAACTTGGGCAGATGAAACGTCAAAAATCACAACGCAATTCCAAGGTTCATGGGAAACCCCATCGCCTTGCGTTGGGGTAG
- a CDS encoding transposase encodes RGQAKSWCTPTTLTIVYKPSKKQWFASFTCNVSVEQAKFGSLSDLKYESIVAFDLGTATAITCFDGKKFEEVSNPRFTKNTEKKVKQESKKLRRKRAPNRKKSIKASNRWKKARRQVSKLQRKVANQRARLAAQNYLRHSKSS; translated from the coding sequence AGAGGACAAGCAAAATCTTGGTGTACTCCAACTACGTTAACCATTGTTTATAAGCCAAGCAAAAAACAGTGGTTTGCCAGTTTTACTTGTAATGTTTCAGTTGAACAAGCAAAGTTTGGTTCTTTGTCAGATTTGAAATATGAGTCAATAGTTGCTTTTGATTTGGGTACTGCTACTGCTATTACTTGCTTTGATGGTAAAAAGTTTGAGGAAGTATCTAATCCTCGTTTTACGAAAAATACAGAGAAGAAAGTCAAGCAAGAATCAAAAAAACTCAGAAGAAAACGCGCACCAAATAGAAAGAAAAGCATAAAAGCTTCAAATCGTTGGAAAAAAGCACGAAGACAAGTATCAAAATTACAGCGCAAAGTGGCAAATCAGCGTGCCCGATTGGCAGCACAAAATTACCTCAGACATAGCAAGTCGTCATGA
- a CDS encoding helix-turn-helix domain-containing protein translates to MALRRYTFRLYPNKTQERELFAARRLHGYLYNACIAHRRFEWKKNQKT, encoded by the coding sequence ATGGCACTTAGAAGATACACATTTCGGCTGTACCCAAACAAGACTCAAGAAAGAGAATTGTTTGCTGCTCGTCGTCTTCATGGGTATCTCTATAATGCTTGTATCGCTCATCGCCGCTTTGAGTGGAAGAAAAATCAAAAAACTG
- the tnpA gene encoding IS200/IS605 family transposase codes for MSTSLRKASHSVFSIHLHVIFVTKYRRQVLTKEMIKDAKKVFQRILESNYSILSNCEGEADHLHLLIDLHPNNNISNLVSSLKSASSRILRKKYPQEIAQHYWGKNAKLWHDSKCIISCGGAPLEVIKQYIDNQSGGKES; via the coding sequence ATGTCAACTAGCTTAAGAAAAGCTTCACACTCTGTTTTTTCTATTCACTTGCACGTAATTTTTGTGACTAAATATCGTCGCCAAGTTTTGACTAAGGAGATGATTAAGGATGCCAAAAAAGTATTTCAAAGAATTCTAGAATCTAACTACTCAATTTTGTCTAATTGCGAGGGTGAAGCTGACCATTTGCACTTGCTTATTGACTTACATCCAAATAACAATATTTCTAATTTGGTATCTTCTCTCAAATCTGCAAGTAGTAGGATTTTGAGAAAAAAATACCCCCAGGAAATAGCTCAACATTACTGGGGGAAAAATGCTAAATTATGGCATGACTCCAAGTGTATTATTTCTTGTGGCGGCGCACCATTAGAAGTCATCAAACAGTATATTGATAATCAGTCAGGTGGAAAAGAATCTTGA
- a CDS encoding amidohydrolase family protein, giving the protein MNSKYKIIDADTHVFEPLNMWGEYLESEYKSFAPSPDMKIGGEDIYGRVSQQAASRWAQQILQVYPEAKTEGFTNQLHLSTMKQMGADISFIYPTVGLFILAMDTMKPTVAGAFTRAYNNWLYQFCNYAPERLKGVGLVNLHAPEEMVAELHRIARLGYLAVCLRPNPTKGRTLSDSAYEPFWFACEELGIAVAIHEGTHSRLPTTGADRFDSRFAQRACSHPMEQMMALLSLIEGGVLERHPNLRVGFLESGCSWLLYWLWRLDEEYESHYWEVKDNVKMLPSDYFRRQCYVGFELGEPYLEQVIEAIGSDRLLFGSDYPHVHWGRQQEKGKEKPGHLDIKQSLVEQLPQETVSKILWNNPARFYGID; this is encoded by the coding sequence ATGAATAGTAAATATAAAATTATTGATGCCGATACTCACGTTTTCGAGCCTTTGAATATGTGGGGAGAGTATTTGGAATCTGAATATAAAAGTTTTGCCCCTTCACCCGATATGAAGATTGGGGGAGAAGATATTTACGGTCGAGTTTCCCAGCAAGCAGCGTCGCGATGGGCGCAGCAAATCCTTCAGGTTTACCCAGAGGCCAAGACCGAGGGTTTTACCAACCAACTGCATCTTTCGACCATGAAACAAATGGGAGCAGATATTTCATTTATTTATCCCACGGTGGGGTTATTTATTCTGGCAATGGATACCATGAAACCGACTGTAGCTGGAGCTTTTACCCGTGCTTATAATAATTGGCTATATCAATTTTGCAACTATGCCCCCGAGCGACTAAAGGGTGTAGGACTAGTCAATCTTCATGCTCCAGAAGAAATGGTTGCGGAACTGCATCGTATTGCACGGCTTGGCTATCTGGCAGTCTGTCTGCGCCCCAATCCAACCAAAGGAAGGACACTAAGCGATTCTGCTTACGAACCGTTTTGGTTCGCTTGTGAAGAATTGGGAATAGCAGTGGCAATTCATGAAGGAACTCATAGTCGCCTACCAACCACAGGAGCAGATCGCTTTGACAGTCGATTTGCCCAAAGAGCCTGCTCTCATCCAATGGAGCAAATGATGGCTCTACTGTCTTTGATTGAAGGGGGTGTATTAGAACGTCACCCTAACCTTCGGGTGGGATTTCTAGAATCTGGCTGTAGTTGGCTTCTATACTGGCTGTGGAGACTAGATGAAGAGTATGAATCCCACTATTGGGAAGTAAAGGATAACGTTAAAATGTTGCCTTCAGATTATTTTCGTCGTCAGTGCTATGTTGGGTTTGAGTTGGGCGAACCTTATCTAGAGCAGGTAATTGAGGCGATCGGTTCGGATCGGCTACTTTTTGGCTCTGATTATCCTCACGTTCATTGGGGAAGACAACAAGAAAAGGGAAAAGAGAAGCCCGGTCATTTGGACATCAAGCAGTCACTTGTAGAACAGCTACCCCAGGAAACAGTATCGAAAATTCTCTGGAATAATCCCGCACGTTTCTACGGCATAGACTAA